A part of Hypomesus transpacificus isolate Combined female unplaced genomic scaffold, fHypTra1 scaffold_288, whole genome shotgun sequence genomic DNA contains:
- the LOC124463494 gene encoding P2Y purinoceptor 3-like — protein sequence MNGQNFTLCPVSEFYKRILLPVTYSVVFMLGLVLNGALLWSVCERTRRWSRSVIYLTNLAVADLLYVLALPLLIISYAYNSAWPFGDFTCRAVRFFFYANLHGSMMFLMCISVHRFLGVCYPMTAFRLRTNNFAVLVSVSVWVLVTAEIAPTLVYSHTGSINNMTVCFEMTSPRNFKQYFPYGIFLALVGFLIPFLVIVFCYCSVMWVLYDRTGGGSTRVRTKMRRKSLRVILAVCLMFVLCFVPYHIAQTSYMFVRVYMSADCRVLNVAMISYKVWKPLVSFNCCVNPLFYFLASSRQRREIWDRLMRKHRKIQPALCLVEVAGRPDHHICSQMVER from the coding sequence ATGAATGGACAAAACTTCACCTTGTGTCCGGTATCCGAATTTTACAAACGGATACTTCTGCCCGTGACCTACAGTGTGGTGTTCATGCTTGGCCTGGTCTTGAACGGGGCTTTACTTTGGTCGGTGTGTGAACGGACGAGACGCTGGAGTCGCTCCGTTATCTATCTTACCAACCTGGCCGTGGCGGACCTACTCTACGTGCTGGCTTTGCCGCTTCTCATCATCAGCTACGCCTACAACAGCGCGTGGCCTTTCGGTGACTTCACATGCAGAGCCGTGAGGTTCTTTTTCTACGCCAATCTTCACGGCAGTATGATGTTCCTCATGTGCATCAGCGTGCACCGCTTTCTCGGAGTGTGTTACCCCATGACCGCGTTCCGGTTGAGGACTAACAACTTCGCCGTTTTAGTATCTGTTTCGGTGTGGGTCCTGGTGACGGCGGAGATAGCGCCCACTCTTGTGTACTCACACACGGGTTCAATAAACAATATGACGGTGTGCTTTGAGATGACTAGCCCCAGGAACTTCAAGCAATACTTTCCCTACGGGATCTTTTTGGCGCTGGTTGGATTCCTAATACCGTTTCTCGTCATAGTGTTCTGCTACTGCTCCGTGATGTGGGTTCTGTATGACAGGACCGGAGGAGGCAGCACACGCGTGCGAACGAAGATGCGCAGAAAGTCGTTGCGTGTGATCCTGGCGGTGTGTCTGATGTTCGTGCTCTGTTTCGTCCCGTACCACATCGCGCAGACGTCGTACATGTTCGTGCGCGTGTATATGAGCGCGGACTGCAGGGTTCTGAACGTGGCGATGATATCATACAAGGTGTGGAAGCCGCTCGTGAGCTTTAACTGCTGCGTCAACCCTCTGTTCTACTTCCTCGCGTCTAGTAGGCAACGCAGGGAGATCTGGGACCGGTTGATGCGCAAACACAGGAAGATACAACCGGCGCTGTGCCTGGTGGAAGTTGCCGGTAGACCGGATCATCATATATgtagtcagatggttgagcggtga